One Scleropages formosus chromosome 8, fSclFor1.1, whole genome shotgun sequence DNA window includes the following coding sequences:
- the LOC108918098 gene encoding E3 ubiquitin-protein ligase TRIM8-like, translated as MADSWKSCLEEELICPICLHVFVEPVQLPCKHNFCRACISEAWSKDGVPLRCPECNHAYGQKPPLEKNLKLTNIVDKFNALDGEKTAVALQCILCRRGPPLPAHKVCLRCNAPCCQSHVQTHLQQPSPNPGHFIVDVVDLKAWTCPQHGEYRLYHCEAEHAAVCQYCCFSRCASSHGHAVCDVDVRRNDIRQALVKQQDRMEEHEQDVEEQLYKLESDKQQVEDQVQQLKEEVRVQYQKMHQLLKEDLSRTLEMLDKARSRFCQENSSQALQLHERHQEVKKLLSSIQIMFDKTEDVNFMKNTKSVKVLMDRSKSCIGNGLPPHKVGHLNSKLFLMEVSKREKNLRKMLEVSFSVPGNFLQSVEAYPCSLGRGGAEKRKHSTAFPDAGFLASSPGPMGKQPYLGQGLPRSGSVFPGPPYPAASPSQQYGSRKVLMCTVDNCYCSGTTPVSGHRAHGSYPRSNSFPWTVNSQEYPPLPSAPNVPQPLQGLSVRDWLEPSPSRRTSDLYGLYGQSSSKHYVTS; from the exons ATGGCGGACAGCTGGAAGAGCTGCCTGGAGGAAGAGCTCATCTGCCCCATCTGCCTGCACGTCTTCGTGGAGCCCGTCCAGCTGCCGTGCAAACATAACTTCTGCCGCGCCTGCATCAGCGAGGCTTGGTCCAAAGACGGGGTCCCGCTGCGCTGCCCGGAGTGCAACCACGCCTACGGACAGAAACCGCCGCTGGAAAAGAACCTGAAACTGACAAACATCGTTGACAAATTCAACGCGCTGGACGGGGAGAAGACGGCGGTGGCTCTCCAGTGCATCCTGTGCCGGCGTGGGCCGCCGCTCCCTGCGCACAAAGTTTGCCTTCGCTGCAACGCACCGTGCTGCCAGTCCCACGTGCAGACGCACTTGCAGCAGCCGTCCCCAAACCCGGGACATTTCATAGTGGACGTGGTGGATTTGAAGGCTTGGACCTGCCCGCAGCATGGCGAATACCGCCTTTATCACTGCGAGGCGGAGCACGCGGCCGTTTGTCAGTACTGCTGCTTTTCCAGGTGTGCGAGCAGCCACGGGCACGCAGTGTGCGACGTGGACGTGCGCCGCAACGACATCAGG CAAGCACTGGTGAAGCAGCAAGACCGGATGGAAGAGCATGAGCAGGATGTGGAGGAGCAACTCTACAAGCTGGAGTCTGATAAGCAACAAGTAGAG GACCAGGTTCAACAGCTTAAGGAAGAGGTCCGAGTTCAGTACCAAAAAATGCACCAGCTCCTGAAGGAGGATCTTAGCAGGACCCTGGAGATGCTGGACAAGGCTCGTTCCAGGTTCTGCCAGGAGAACTCTTCCCAGGCTCTACAGCTCCATGAGCGGCACCAGGAAGTCAAGAAGCTACTGAGCTCCATCCAGATAATGTTTGACAAGACTGAGGATGTCAACTTCATGAAG AACACAAAGTCCGTGAAGGTATTAATGGACAG ATCCAAGTCTTGTATTGGCAATGGACTACCCCCTCACAAAGTAGGACACCTCAACTCCAAACTCTTCCTGATGGAGGTttcaaagagagagaaaaacctACGTAAAATGCTAGAAG TGTCCTTCAGTGTCCCAGGTAATTTCCTGCAGAGTGTGGAGGCATACCCTTGCAGCTTGGGCAGAGGAGGGGCAGAAAAGCGAAAGCACTCTACTGCTTTCCCTGATGCTGGTTTTCTGGCATCCTCCCCTGGGCCCATGGGTAAGCAGCCATACCTGGGCCAGGGACTGCCTCGGTCTGGCTCTGTATTCCCTGGACCTCCCTACCCTGCTGCTAGTCCCTCACAGCAGTATGGCAGCCGCAAGGTGCTCATGTGCACAGTGGACAATTGTTACTGCTCCGGGACAACCCCTGTGTCCGGTCACCGTGCCCATGGGTCCTACCCCCGCTCCAACTCCTTCCCCTGGACCGTAAATTCTCAGGAGTACCCCCCACTACCCTCTGCCCCTAATGTGCCTCAGCCTTTGCAAGGCCTCTCTGTGCGGGACTGGTTGGAGCCCTCACCAAGCCGAAGGACCTCTGACCTTTATGGCTTATATGGCCAGTCTTCCAGCAAGCACTACGTCACCAGTTAG
- the sufu gene encoding suppressor of fused homolog isoform X5: MDDIMRPSSGASGLGLASVFPPGLQAIYGECRRLYQDQPNPLQVTAIVKYWLGGPDPLDYISMYRNLGCPAQEIQEHWHYVSFGLSDLYGDNRVHEFTGPDGPSGFGFELTFRLKREPDETAPPTWPAELMQGLARYVFQSENTFCSGDHISWHSPLDNSESRIQHMLLTEDPQLQPVQTPFGLVTFLQIVGVCTEELQAAQQWNGQGVLDLLRSVHMAGGPWLITDMRRGETIFDIDPHLQQERVDKGIESEGSNLSGVSAKCAWDDLSHPPEDEDDSRSICIGSQPRRLSDKDTEQIREALRRGLELNGKAVLPPISSQRQNHDRPQGRLLHGRHFTYKSITGDTAITFVSMGVEGAFATEEHPYAAHGPWLQVLLTEELVEQMLDDLQDLTAREEPILPKEYSWPDKKLKISILPDGAFDSPLQ, encoded by the exons ATGGACGATATCATGCGGCCCAGCAGCGGCGCTTCAGGCCTCGGACTAGCGTCGGTCTTTCCTCCCGGTCTGCAGGCTATTTACGGCGAGTGCAGGCGTTTGTACCAGGACCAGCCCAACCCGCTGCAAGTAACGGCCATTGTTAAGTACTG GCTGGGTGGGCCTGACCCTCTGGATTATATCAGCATGTACCGGAACTTGGGCTGTCCCGCTCAGGAAATCCAGGAACACTGGCACTACGTCAGCTTTGGCCTGAGTGACTTGTATGGGGACAACCGAGTGCATGA GTTTACAGGACCAGATGGTCCAAGTGGTTTTGGGTTTGAGCTGACCTTCCGGCTGAAGAGGGAGCCAGATGAAACAGCGCCACCCACGTGGCCAGCAGAACTCATGCAAGGCTTGGCCAGATACGTTTTTCAATCAG AGAACACATTCTGTAGTGGGGACCACATTTCATGGCACAGCCCTTTGGACAACAGTGAATCTCGCATCCAACATATGCTGCTGACTGAGGACCCCCAACTGCAGCCTGTGCAGACTCCCTTTGGCCTAGTTACATTCTTGCAG ATTGTAGGTGTCTGCACAGAAGAGCTGCAGGCTGCTCAGCAGTGGAATGGACAAGGGGTTCTGGACCTGCTGCGAAGTGTCCATAT GGCAGGGGGTCCCTGGCTCATCACGGACATGCGGAGAGGGGAAACCATTTTTGACATTGATCCACACTTACAA CAGGAGCGGGTGGACAAGGGTATTGAGAGCGAGGGCTCCAACCTTAGTGGCGTTAGTGCCAAATGCGCCTGGGATGATCTGAGTCATCCACCTGAGGATGAGGATGACAGCCGCAGCATCTGCATTGGGTCACAGCCTCGACGTCTGTCAGATAAAG ACACAGAGCAGATAAGGGAGGCTCTGCGGAGGGGGCTGGAGTTAAATGGCAAGGCTGTCCTTCCTCCCATCAGCAGTCAGAGACAGAACCACGACCGGCCACA AGGCCGTCTCTTGCATGGGCGACACTTCACCTACAAGAGCATCACAGGGGACACTGCTATCACATTTGTTTCCATGGGGGTAGAGGGAGCCTTTGCCACAGAAGAACATCCTTATGCTGCCCATGGGCCTTGGCTACAG GTGCTTCTGACTGAGGAGCTTGTTGAACAAATGTTGGATGACCTCCAAGACCTCACTGCACGGGAGGAG CCCATCCTGCCAAAGGAGTACAGCTGGCCAGAtaagaaactgaagatttccATTCTTCCAGATGGTGCATTTGACAGTCCCCTACAGTGA
- the sufu gene encoding suppressor of fused homolog isoform X3, translating to MDDIMRPSSGASGLGLASVFPPGLQAIYGECRRLYQDQPNPLQVTAIVKYWLGGPDPLDYISMYRNLGCPAQEIQEHWHYVSFGLSDLYGDNRVHEFTGPDGPSGFGFELTFRLKREPDETAPPTWPAELMQGLARYVFQSENTFCSGDHISWHSPLDNSESRIQHMLLTEDPQLQPVQTPFGLVTFLQIVGVCTEELQAAQQWNGQGVLDLLRSVHMAGGPWLITDMRRGETIFDIDPHLQQERVDKGIESEGSNLSGVSAKCAWDDLSHPPEDEDDSRSICIGSQPRRLSDKDTEQIREALRRGLELNGKAVLPPISSQRQNHDRPQSRKNSLESESSTAIVPHELVRTRQLESVHLKFNQESGTLLPLCLRGRLLHGRHFTYKSITGDTAITFVSMGVEGAFATEEHPYAAHGPWLQVLLTEELVEQMLDDLQDLTAREEPILPKEYSWPDKKLKISILPDGAFDSPLQ from the exons ATGGACGATATCATGCGGCCCAGCAGCGGCGCTTCAGGCCTCGGACTAGCGTCGGTCTTTCCTCCCGGTCTGCAGGCTATTTACGGCGAGTGCAGGCGTTTGTACCAGGACCAGCCCAACCCGCTGCAAGTAACGGCCATTGTTAAGTACTG GCTGGGTGGGCCTGACCCTCTGGATTATATCAGCATGTACCGGAACTTGGGCTGTCCCGCTCAGGAAATCCAGGAACACTGGCACTACGTCAGCTTTGGCCTGAGTGACTTGTATGGGGACAACCGAGTGCATGA GTTTACAGGACCAGATGGTCCAAGTGGTTTTGGGTTTGAGCTGACCTTCCGGCTGAAGAGGGAGCCAGATGAAACAGCGCCACCCACGTGGCCAGCAGAACTCATGCAAGGCTTGGCCAGATACGTTTTTCAATCAG AGAACACATTCTGTAGTGGGGACCACATTTCATGGCACAGCCCTTTGGACAACAGTGAATCTCGCATCCAACATATGCTGCTGACTGAGGACCCCCAACTGCAGCCTGTGCAGACTCCCTTTGGCCTAGTTACATTCTTGCAG ATTGTAGGTGTCTGCACAGAAGAGCTGCAGGCTGCTCAGCAGTGGAATGGACAAGGGGTTCTGGACCTGCTGCGAAGTGTCCATAT GGCAGGGGGTCCCTGGCTCATCACGGACATGCGGAGAGGGGAAACCATTTTTGACATTGATCCACACTTACAA CAGGAGCGGGTGGACAAGGGTATTGAGAGCGAGGGCTCCAACCTTAGTGGCGTTAGTGCCAAATGCGCCTGGGATGATCTGAGTCATCCACCTGAGGATGAGGATGACAGCCGCAGCATCTGCATTGGGTCACAGCCTCGACGTCTGTCAGATAAAG ACACAGAGCAGATAAGGGAGGCTCTGCGGAGGGGGCTGGAGTTAAATGGCAAGGCTGTCCTTCCTCCCATCAGCAGTCAGAGACAGAACCACGACCGGCCACA GAGTCGGAAGAACAGCTTGGAGAGTGAGAGCTCAACAGCCATTGTACCCCATGAACTAGTGCGCACACGGCAACTGGAGAGCGTGCACCTCAAGTTCAACCAGGAGTCCGGCACCCTCCTCCCTTTGTGCCTCAG AGGCCGTCTCTTGCATGGGCGACACTTCACCTACAAGAGCATCACAGGGGACACTGCTATCACATTTGTTTCCATGGGGGTAGAGGGAGCCTTTGCCACAGAAGAACATCCTTATGCTGCCCATGGGCCTTGGCTACAG GTGCTTCTGACTGAGGAGCTTGTTGAACAAATGTTGGATGACCTCCAAGACCTCACTGCACGGGAGGAG CCCATCCTGCCAAAGGAGTACAGCTGGCCAGAtaagaaactgaagatttccATTCTTCCAGATGGTGCATTTGACAGTCCCCTACAGTGA
- the sufu gene encoding suppressor of fused homolog isoform X1 codes for MDDIMRPSSGASGLGLASVFPPGLQAIYGECRRLYQDQPNPLQVTAIVKYWLGGPDPLDYISMYRNLGCPAQEIQEHWHYVSFGLSDLYGDNRVHEFTGPDGPSGFGFELTFRLKREPDETAPPTWPAELMQGLARYVFQSENTFCSGDHISWHSPLDNSESRIQHMLLTEDPQLQPVQTPFGLVTFLQIVGVCTEELQAAQQWNGQGVLDLLRSVHMAGGPWLITDMRRGETIFDIDPHLQQERVDKGIESEGSNLSGVSAKCAWDDLSHPPEDEDDSRSICIGSQPRRLSDKDTEQIREALRRGLELNGKAVLPPISSQRQNHDRPQQSVGHLQKQQYSRSRKNSLESESSTAIVPHELVRTRQLESVHLKFNQESGTLLPLCLRGRLLHGRHFTYKSITGDTAITFVSMGVEGAFATEEHPYAAHGPWLQVLLTEELVEQMLDDLQDLTAREEPILPKEYSWPDKKLKISILPDGAFDSPLQ; via the exons ATGGACGATATCATGCGGCCCAGCAGCGGCGCTTCAGGCCTCGGACTAGCGTCGGTCTTTCCTCCCGGTCTGCAGGCTATTTACGGCGAGTGCAGGCGTTTGTACCAGGACCAGCCCAACCCGCTGCAAGTAACGGCCATTGTTAAGTACTG GCTGGGTGGGCCTGACCCTCTGGATTATATCAGCATGTACCGGAACTTGGGCTGTCCCGCTCAGGAAATCCAGGAACACTGGCACTACGTCAGCTTTGGCCTGAGTGACTTGTATGGGGACAACCGAGTGCATGA GTTTACAGGACCAGATGGTCCAAGTGGTTTTGGGTTTGAGCTGACCTTCCGGCTGAAGAGGGAGCCAGATGAAACAGCGCCACCCACGTGGCCAGCAGAACTCATGCAAGGCTTGGCCAGATACGTTTTTCAATCAG AGAACACATTCTGTAGTGGGGACCACATTTCATGGCACAGCCCTTTGGACAACAGTGAATCTCGCATCCAACATATGCTGCTGACTGAGGACCCCCAACTGCAGCCTGTGCAGACTCCCTTTGGCCTAGTTACATTCTTGCAG ATTGTAGGTGTCTGCACAGAAGAGCTGCAGGCTGCTCAGCAGTGGAATGGACAAGGGGTTCTGGACCTGCTGCGAAGTGTCCATAT GGCAGGGGGTCCCTGGCTCATCACGGACATGCGGAGAGGGGAAACCATTTTTGACATTGATCCACACTTACAA CAGGAGCGGGTGGACAAGGGTATTGAGAGCGAGGGCTCCAACCTTAGTGGCGTTAGTGCCAAATGCGCCTGGGATGATCTGAGTCATCCACCTGAGGATGAGGATGACAGCCGCAGCATCTGCATTGGGTCACAGCCTCGACGTCTGTCAGATAAAG ACACAGAGCAGATAAGGGAGGCTCTGCGGAGGGGGCTGGAGTTAAATGGCAAGGCTGTCCTTCCTCCCATCAGCAGTCAGAGACAGAACCACGACCGGCCACA ACAATCAGTGGGCCATTTGCAGAAGCAGCAATATTCCAG GAGTCGGAAGAACAGCTTGGAGAGTGAGAGCTCAACAGCCATTGTACCCCATGAACTAGTGCGCACACGGCAACTGGAGAGCGTGCACCTCAAGTTCAACCAGGAGTCCGGCACCCTCCTCCCTTTGTGCCTCAG AGGCCGTCTCTTGCATGGGCGACACTTCACCTACAAGAGCATCACAGGGGACACTGCTATCACATTTGTTTCCATGGGGGTAGAGGGAGCCTTTGCCACAGAAGAACATCCTTATGCTGCCCATGGGCCTTGGCTACAG GTGCTTCTGACTGAGGAGCTTGTTGAACAAATGTTGGATGACCTCCAAGACCTCACTGCACGGGAGGAG CCCATCCTGCCAAAGGAGTACAGCTGGCCAGAtaagaaactgaagatttccATTCTTCCAGATGGTGCATTTGACAGTCCCCTACAGTGA
- the sufu gene encoding suppressor of fused homolog isoform X4 has protein sequence MDDIMRPSSGASGLGLASVFPPGLQAIYGECRRLYQDQPNPLQVTAIVKYWLGGPDPLDYISMYRNLGCPAQEIQEHWHYVSFGLSDLYGDNRVHEFTGPDGPSGFGFELTFRLKREPDETAPPTWPAELMQGLARYVFQSENTFCSGDHISWHSPLDNSESRIQHMLLTEDPQLQPVQTPFGLVTFLQIVGVCTEELQAAQQWNGQGVLDLLRSVHMAGGPWLITDMRRGETIFDIDPHLQERVDKGIESEGSNLSGVSAKCAWDDLSHPPEDEDDSRSICIGSQPRRLSDKDTEQIREALRRGLELNGKAVLPPISSQRQNHDRPQSRKNSLESESSTAIVPHELVRTRQLESVHLKFNQESGTLLPLCLRGRLLHGRHFTYKSITGDTAITFVSMGVEGAFATEEHPYAAHGPWLQVLLTEELVEQMLDDLQDLTAREEPILPKEYSWPDKKLKISILPDGAFDSPLQ, from the exons ATGGACGATATCATGCGGCCCAGCAGCGGCGCTTCAGGCCTCGGACTAGCGTCGGTCTTTCCTCCCGGTCTGCAGGCTATTTACGGCGAGTGCAGGCGTTTGTACCAGGACCAGCCCAACCCGCTGCAAGTAACGGCCATTGTTAAGTACTG GCTGGGTGGGCCTGACCCTCTGGATTATATCAGCATGTACCGGAACTTGGGCTGTCCCGCTCAGGAAATCCAGGAACACTGGCACTACGTCAGCTTTGGCCTGAGTGACTTGTATGGGGACAACCGAGTGCATGA GTTTACAGGACCAGATGGTCCAAGTGGTTTTGGGTTTGAGCTGACCTTCCGGCTGAAGAGGGAGCCAGATGAAACAGCGCCACCCACGTGGCCAGCAGAACTCATGCAAGGCTTGGCCAGATACGTTTTTCAATCAG AGAACACATTCTGTAGTGGGGACCACATTTCATGGCACAGCCCTTTGGACAACAGTGAATCTCGCATCCAACATATGCTGCTGACTGAGGACCCCCAACTGCAGCCTGTGCAGACTCCCTTTGGCCTAGTTACATTCTTGCAG ATTGTAGGTGTCTGCACAGAAGAGCTGCAGGCTGCTCAGCAGTGGAATGGACAAGGGGTTCTGGACCTGCTGCGAAGTGTCCATAT GGCAGGGGGTCCCTGGCTCATCACGGACATGCGGAGAGGGGAAACCATTTTTGACATTGATCCACACTTACAA GAGCGGGTGGACAAGGGTATTGAGAGCGAGGGCTCCAACCTTAGTGGCGTTAGTGCCAAATGCGCCTGGGATGATCTGAGTCATCCACCTGAGGATGAGGATGACAGCCGCAGCATCTGCATTGGGTCACAGCCTCGACGTCTGTCAGATAAAG ACACAGAGCAGATAAGGGAGGCTCTGCGGAGGGGGCTGGAGTTAAATGGCAAGGCTGTCCTTCCTCCCATCAGCAGTCAGAGACAGAACCACGACCGGCCACA GAGTCGGAAGAACAGCTTGGAGAGTGAGAGCTCAACAGCCATTGTACCCCATGAACTAGTGCGCACACGGCAACTGGAGAGCGTGCACCTCAAGTTCAACCAGGAGTCCGGCACCCTCCTCCCTTTGTGCCTCAG AGGCCGTCTCTTGCATGGGCGACACTTCACCTACAAGAGCATCACAGGGGACACTGCTATCACATTTGTTTCCATGGGGGTAGAGGGAGCCTTTGCCACAGAAGAACATCCTTATGCTGCCCATGGGCCTTGGCTACAG GTGCTTCTGACTGAGGAGCTTGTTGAACAAATGTTGGATGACCTCCAAGACCTCACTGCACGGGAGGAG CCCATCCTGCCAAAGGAGTACAGCTGGCCAGAtaagaaactgaagatttccATTCTTCCAGATGGTGCATTTGACAGTCCCCTACAGTGA
- the sufu gene encoding suppressor of fused homolog isoform X2, whose amino-acid sequence MDDIMRPSSGASGLGLASVFPPGLQAIYGECRRLYQDQPNPLQVTAIVKYWLGGPDPLDYISMYRNLGCPAQEIQEHWHYVSFGLSDLYGDNRVHEFTGPDGPSGFGFELTFRLKREPDETAPPTWPAELMQGLARYVFQSENTFCSGDHISWHSPLDNSESRIQHMLLTEDPQLQPVQTPFGLVTFLQIVGVCTEELQAAQQWNGQGVLDLLRSVHMAGGPWLITDMRRGETIFDIDPHLQERVDKGIESEGSNLSGVSAKCAWDDLSHPPEDEDDSRSICIGSQPRRLSDKDTEQIREALRRGLELNGKAVLPPISSQRQNHDRPQQSVGHLQKQQYSRSRKNSLESESSTAIVPHELVRTRQLESVHLKFNQESGTLLPLCLRGRLLHGRHFTYKSITGDTAITFVSMGVEGAFATEEHPYAAHGPWLQVLLTEELVEQMLDDLQDLTAREEPILPKEYSWPDKKLKISILPDGAFDSPLQ is encoded by the exons ATGGACGATATCATGCGGCCCAGCAGCGGCGCTTCAGGCCTCGGACTAGCGTCGGTCTTTCCTCCCGGTCTGCAGGCTATTTACGGCGAGTGCAGGCGTTTGTACCAGGACCAGCCCAACCCGCTGCAAGTAACGGCCATTGTTAAGTACTG GCTGGGTGGGCCTGACCCTCTGGATTATATCAGCATGTACCGGAACTTGGGCTGTCCCGCTCAGGAAATCCAGGAACACTGGCACTACGTCAGCTTTGGCCTGAGTGACTTGTATGGGGACAACCGAGTGCATGA GTTTACAGGACCAGATGGTCCAAGTGGTTTTGGGTTTGAGCTGACCTTCCGGCTGAAGAGGGAGCCAGATGAAACAGCGCCACCCACGTGGCCAGCAGAACTCATGCAAGGCTTGGCCAGATACGTTTTTCAATCAG AGAACACATTCTGTAGTGGGGACCACATTTCATGGCACAGCCCTTTGGACAACAGTGAATCTCGCATCCAACATATGCTGCTGACTGAGGACCCCCAACTGCAGCCTGTGCAGACTCCCTTTGGCCTAGTTACATTCTTGCAG ATTGTAGGTGTCTGCACAGAAGAGCTGCAGGCTGCTCAGCAGTGGAATGGACAAGGGGTTCTGGACCTGCTGCGAAGTGTCCATAT GGCAGGGGGTCCCTGGCTCATCACGGACATGCGGAGAGGGGAAACCATTTTTGACATTGATCCACACTTACAA GAGCGGGTGGACAAGGGTATTGAGAGCGAGGGCTCCAACCTTAGTGGCGTTAGTGCCAAATGCGCCTGGGATGATCTGAGTCATCCACCTGAGGATGAGGATGACAGCCGCAGCATCTGCATTGGGTCACAGCCTCGACGTCTGTCAGATAAAG ACACAGAGCAGATAAGGGAGGCTCTGCGGAGGGGGCTGGAGTTAAATGGCAAGGCTGTCCTTCCTCCCATCAGCAGTCAGAGACAGAACCACGACCGGCCACA ACAATCAGTGGGCCATTTGCAGAAGCAGCAATATTCCAG GAGTCGGAAGAACAGCTTGGAGAGTGAGAGCTCAACAGCCATTGTACCCCATGAACTAGTGCGCACACGGCAACTGGAGAGCGTGCACCTCAAGTTCAACCAGGAGTCCGGCACCCTCCTCCCTTTGTGCCTCAG AGGCCGTCTCTTGCATGGGCGACACTTCACCTACAAGAGCATCACAGGGGACACTGCTATCACATTTGTTTCCATGGGGGTAGAGGGAGCCTTTGCCACAGAAGAACATCCTTATGCTGCCCATGGGCCTTGGCTACAG GTGCTTCTGACTGAGGAGCTTGTTGAACAAATGTTGGATGACCTCCAAGACCTCACTGCACGGGAGGAG CCCATCCTGCCAAAGGAGTACAGCTGGCCAGAtaagaaactgaagatttccATTCTTCCAGATGGTGCATTTGACAGTCCCCTACAGTGA